The sequence TTCGCGAGATTGTAGATGCGAGCGCTCATGCTGTCCCGCGCCACGTCAGCCAGGTCGAGGATATCGACGTCCGGATCGCCGGCGGTCTCGACGGTAAGCGTGGCGTGTCCACGCTGTGAGTGGCCTGCCTGCGGGACTTCCTGTAAGAACTCGGTTACCGACCGTTCGTCGACCCCGAGGTCCGCCAGTTTCTCCCTCGCGGTCTCTTCCATCATCCCCTGCGAACAGGGACAGACGGTCATGCCATCCACGCGGGCGCCGATCTCTTCGCGCGTCGGTTCGCCGTCGGTGGCCGTGGCCGACGCGAGGATGTCGATGGTACTCTGGGTGGGTCGATCGGTCGCCGGTGTCCGGTCTTTGACCGCGAACTCGGCTTCCATCGAGACCGTGGCCGTGGAGGTGTAGTCGTGTTTCTCCAGGAGGCGTTCGGCGGTATCACCGACCATCTCCTCGACGCGGTAGACCGGATCGCTCACGGCGGCCTCGAGAACCTCGTCGATCGCCTCCATGTTTCGGCTCATGTCGAGTCCCTTGCGCTCGCTCGGGAGGTCGACGGTGACCGCGAACTCGGCCATCAACACGTACGGTCGCGAGTCCTCGCGGGCGACTTTAACGAGTTTTTCGACACCCGTCACGCCGACCTGACCGAGACCGATCCTGACATCCGGCGCTGTTGCCTGGACGTCCGGTAGCTGGTGACTCATTGTCGGGGTTTGGACTGGTTCGCCAGTAACCCTTTCCCTTGCGGCCACCCGGGCCGCCACGTCACTCGAGTTTGTTCAGCGCCTGGAAGAAGTCCGAGACGGGGCCCGCCACCCGGGCGGGTTCTTCGGCGGCACGGAGTGTGACCGTCGTGGGCACGTCGAGGCGCCGGTGGTTCGAGCCGTCCGAGGAGATGACGACCGAACCGCCCCGCTGGACGTGGATGGCAATCTCCTGCTCCGATGGGACCACGATCGGGGGCATCGACCCCAGGCCGACCATGTCCGTCACCACGAGGGCGTCGACCCGGGGGTGGATGAGCGGGCCGCCTTCGCTCAGATTGTACGCCGTGCTCCCGGTCGGTGTCGCCACGAGGACCCCATCGGCGGTGGCGGTGGTGTACAGCGACCCGTCGATGCGCACTTCGACGGAGATGCCCTGCCCATGCCCGCGTTGTCGCCCCTGAACGGTTACCTCGTTGAGAGCGGGGGTAAGCGACCAATCCTCCGCCTCGATGGTTGCCACGACCCGTGGCACCGCACGGTAGCGGACCGAACCGGACGTGCGAAACCGCTCGACCTCGCGTCGAACGGCCGCGAGGGCGTCGTCCGGGGAGACCGCATTGAGGAACCCGACCTCGCCGAGATTGACGCCGAGCACCGGTTTCGGACCGGCGCCACGGGCTGCATAGAGAAACGTCCCGTCCCCGCCGATGCTGACGACGAGATCGCAAGCGGAGAGCTCATCGACGTCGTGGCCCGGGACCCCGAGCGTCTCGGCAGTCGCTGCATCGATCCACACGTCCACGTCCTCCGGCACGAGCACGTCCCGCAGGTCCGCGGCCAGATTGGCAGCCCTGGCGTTCCCTCGCTGGGCGACGATCCCGACACGCATGCCCCTCTCTTCTTCCTCCGTCCTCTTAAACCGCAAGCTCGCGGGCAAAACTACTTTTGTGCCGACCACCGAGGGTGGAGTATGATTCGGTCGCCGTCGCAGACACTGCGAGGGAGCGGTTAGATGGCAGATCGGGACCAGGAGACCGACGGTAGGGACGAGGACGATGACTGGTTCGAGCGGGCCCTCCAGGCGGACGACGACGAAGTCGGCGAAGAAGACGAACCGCGCGATGCCGGACCCACCTCGGTGGACGAGCAGCCAGCGGCATCGAACGTGGAGCCAGCAGAGCGCGACACAGCGAGCAGGGACGTCGACGACGGTTCGGACGACTTCGGCTTCGACACGGGGCTCGACGACCCCCAGGGCGATATCGGGACTGATTTCGCCGAGGCGTTCGACGATTCCTCGCCCGGCGGCGGCCCTGGCGGGTTCGATCCGGGCGGTGGCGATGGCGAGTCGTTCGGGTTCGACCTCGGCGGTAGCACCGGAGCGACCGAAGATTTCGACGACGAGGACTTCGAATCGGCCCTCCCGCGTATCGAGTTGGGTATCGAAGGTCTGGACGAGATGATCCAGGGCGGCGTCCCGGAGCGGACCCTCCTCGTGGCCATCGGCGGTGCCGGGACGGGGAAGACCACCTTCGGACTGCAGTTCCTCGAGCAAGCGCTCTCGGCGGGCGACCGTGGCGTCTACATCACCCTCGAGGAGAGCCACGAACGCGTCCTCCAGAGCGCCGAGGAGAAGGGCTGGGAGTTCGAGCGCTACGAGGCGGACGGCGACCTGGCCGTCATCGACCTCGACCCCGTCGAGATGGCCAACAGTCTCACGAGTATCCGGAACGAACTCCCACGCCTGGTCGAGAGTTTCGGCGCCTCGCGACTGGTACTCGACTCCGTCTCGCTCCTCGAGATGATGTACGACGACCAGGCGACCCGCCGGACGGAGATCTACGACTTCGCCCGAGCCCTAAAGAATGCCGGCGTGACGACCATGCTCACAAGCGAGGCCGACACCGACAATCCCTTCGCGTCCCGGTACGGCATTATCGAGTATCTCACCGACGCGGTCTTCGTCCTCCGTCACGTCCGTCCGGAGGACTTCCGGGAGACGCGGTTGGCCATCGAGATCCAGAAGATCCGCGATGCGAATCACTCCCGCGAGACCAAGCCATACGAGATTACGGACACCGGTATCTCGGTCTATCGGCAGGCGAATATCTTCTAAAGAACCTTTTGCTGCGGGCCGCGCTCCGCGCGGCCCTGGCAAAACGTTCATGAAAACCCTCGCCCCTCCAGCCGCCGCGCTACCGCGCGGCGTTAGTCGGGGCGTCGGGCCCCGAGCGAAGCTCGCGGGGGAATCGGCGACCTACCGGGTCCTAGCGGACCGCTCGGTCGCCGAATGCTCGATAGAAGTCGATCCAATCTCGGTTTAGCATTCGCGCACCGAGCGTTCACGAGAGCAGAGCTCTCGTGCAGCCCATCAGAAATCTTCGATTTCTGAGGACGGCTCGATGAGCCCGGTAGGTGTGCGATTCACCGGTCGCGTAGCGACCGGCCTAAGGACCGACCACCGCGCGCTGGAGGCGTGCGACGGGAGGGACGATGGGATTGGGGCAGGTTTTGCAAGCGACCGGAGCAGCCGCTCGCGGCCCTTCCTTGCGGTTCCGGTCCGTCACCGCTCGCAGAACGCTGACCATTGAATTTACAACACCAAAATTCGAAGGGTGAGTATCGAAAACCGGCAATCAAGATGAGGCGACCGCTCAACAGTCAGGTATACTGACCGACTGAAATTGACAATGATCGTTTTCAAACCGACATCAGTAGGTACCCACACCGAAGAGAACAGTACACACGCGGCCAGTCAGCCACCTGTGACGTTGCTGGGTACGCGAAACCGAGAGAGATCCCAGAACGATTGCAAGTAACCACGCATGCCAGACCGTGCCGAGCGGCAGTCTCCTGAAGATGGACCACCGGTTCGAGAGGAACCGTTCCACGCGTACCTCGACAGGGAACCAGGAGTGAGCAATGTGCAGCTGTTCGGTTTCGATATCCAACCGGTCGTGTTCCCACTCTCGGTACTCGCCGTGGTGGTCGCAGTCACCCTCACGATTGGACTGGGCGAGCAGGCTGCAGCCGCCTATCAGACGGTGTTCGAGGTCGTCAACAGGAACTTCGGTTGGCTATATATTCTGGCGGTCAACGTATTCCTCCTCGCTATGATCGCCTTTGGCGTGAGCCGATACGGCAGTATCAGAATCGGCGGCCCAGATACGGAACCGGAATTCTCTCGTTCAGAGTGGCTCACGATGCTGTTCACTGCCGGTATGGGGGTCGGGCTCCTGTTTTTCGGCGTCGCCGAGCCACTGCATCACTTTCTGTCAGGGGGTGGTTCCGTATTCGACGTTCCCCCCGAGTCACCCGCTGCCGGCCGGGCCGCGACGGCCGTGACGATGTTCCACTGGGGCGTTCACCCGTGGGCGATCTACGGAATCGTCGGTCTCGGGCTCGCCTTTTTTGCCTTCAACCGCGGACTCCCGCTTGGTTTCCGGTCGATATTCTACCCGCTGCTGGGGAGCCGGATTTACGGCCTTCCGGGCCACGTCGTCGACCTCGTGGCAGTCATCGCGACCGTCGCCGGGCTATCGACGACGATGGGGCTCGCTGCACTCCAAATCGACGCTGGGCTCGACTTCGTGGCCACGAATTTCCTCGACACGACAGTTCCCATCTCACCCTGGAGTACGGCTCTCATCGTCGGCGTCATCGTCACCATCACCACGCTGTCGGTTTTCGCTGGTCTCGAGCGGGGGATCAAGCGACTCTCGCAGGCGAACGTCGTGTTAATGCTGACATTGCTCGCGTTCGTGATCGTTGGTGGGCCGACAGTGTACCTGTTCGACGTGTTCGCCAGCGGAATCGGTGCGTATCTCGGAAACTTTCTGGAACTCAGTTTCCACGCTGAAGCCTTCGCTGGGCAAGATACCGGCTGGCAACACGACTGGACGATATTCTATTGGGGGTTCTGGATCGGTTGGGCCCCCTTTGTCGGGATGTTTATCGCCAGGATATCCAAGGGACGAACGATCCGGGAGTTCGTTGGAGGGGTGCTCGTGGTGCCGGCACTGTTCTCACTGGTCTGGATGGCCGTGTTCAACGGGACGGCACTGTTCGTCGAGTTGAACGTCCTGAGTGGTGGGATCGTCGGGCCACTGCAACACAACGGTCGCGCCATTGCCGTGTTCGAAATGCTGTCGTTCTATCCATTCACCCTTCTGACGAGTTTGCTCGTCATAGTGAATCTACTGACGTTTACAGTGACGTCGCTGGACTCGGGGTCGCTCGTTATTGGCTATTTGACCGCCGGTGGGAAACGGACTGTTGGGGCCCGACAACGTGTGGTATGGCCAATACTTATCGGCGTGACAGCAACCGTACTGCTGGTGGGGAACGGCCTGAACGCCCTCCAGACGGCAGTCATCACGACCGGACTCCCCTTCGCGGTCCTCATTCTGGTCATGGTCTATACGATCTATCTGGGGCTTCGGAGTGAAGCCGACATATCCCAATCGGAAGCGTCTAGATAAACCCTCGAGGGACCAGCTGACTCGGGCCAGGTCGATCCACCCCACTCGACACTGTCCGCCCGAGACGACGACTGACTGGTCCTCTGCACGATCGTCCATCTCCAGGCTTCGAGCACCGATAGACTGCGGATGGATCTCACGGCGTCACTCATCCGTCGCCGTCGGCAACTCCACGACGAAGACTGCCCCTTCCTGCTCGTCGATAGTGGGAAGTAGGTCACCCTCTCTGTCCTTGACCCAGACATCGCCGCCATAACTTTCGACCAACGTCTTGACGAGATAGAGGCCAATTCCGGTGCCGTGACTGTCGAGTCCCTTCTCCCCCTTGCCGAAGATGTCATCTTGTTGGGCAGGGGGAATCCCCGGGCCGTTGTCCGCGATCTTGACGACGACCGTGTCTTCGGGATCTGTTACTCCAACCGCCACCGCCGGACTCTCCTTGTCGTTGTGTTGGATGGCGTTTTTCAACAGGTTCCGAAAGACCGACCCCAACATGTTGTTGGCCCGGACCTGGACCGATGGGATCGTCGTTTCCGAGGAGATTGTGGCCGCAGAATACGACGATCGCACCTCCTGTATTTCGCTCTGGAGGACGGTGTGGAGATTCACGCGCCGTAGCTCCTTGTCTGCAGTGAGCATCACGTCCGCCATCTCTCGTCCCGACTTCGTGAGTTCGACGGCATGTTCGGCATTCTCGAGGACGGTTTCGATGTGCGACTGTACCGCATCGTCCTCACATTCGGTTTTGAGGAATTCCGTGTAGGCCGTTATCAACTGAATGTCATTTCGGATGTCGTGACGCAAGACCTGGTTGAGAGTCTCGAGGTTGTCCCGTTGCTCCTCCAACTGTCGTTCGTACTCTTTTCGCTCGGTGATGTCCCGGACGAGCGCGTGTAACGCTGGCTCGCCTCGATGTTCGAACCGGCTGAGTTTCACCTCGGCCGGGAACTCCGTCCCGTCGACGCGCTGGTGTGTCCACTCGAAAAACGCTTCGCCTTCCTCGAAGGCAGTCTCGACGTGCTCCAGTGCGGTCTCCTTCGAGTCCTCTCCATCGGGCTGGGTCGGTGGGGACAGTTCCCACGGATAATACTCGACGAACTCCGAGACCGACTCGGCCCCAAACAGATCGAGGGCCCGTTCGTTACAGTCGAAAAAGCCATCGCGATCGAGCAACATGAGCGCGTCCCGCGTGTCCTCGAACAGATTCCGGTACTTCTCCTCGCGTGCTTCGAGTTCGCGTTCGTGTTCTTTTCTGTCGGTAATATCTCTGGACAGGAGGACGGCTTCGTCCTGGTGGTCGCCCGGCATCGGGGCGATGCGGCCGCCGAACCAGGTCCGTTCGCCATCCAGATCGAGAGAATACTCTACCGTCTGGACCGTGCCGGTGTCGAGTGAGTCCTCGATACCCTCGAGAATTGCCGCTGCGGCGTCGGGCGGTAACACCTCGGTCACGTCCGAGCCGACGAGTTCCGACACATCGTCAGCCAGGAGGCCCCGCTGTCCGGTGAGAACCTCTCGATATCGTCCCGCTCTATCGTACACAAACGTTACGTCGGGGATCGCATTCGTTATCGCTCGAATTCGGTTCCGTTCGGCAGCGAGTTCCTGTTTCTGTTCCTTCCGCTCGGTGATATCACGCACCAACGCGTGGATGACTGGCTCGCCATCGTATTCGAACCGACTGAGCTTTACTTCCGCCTGGAACTCCGCACCGTCGACGCGCTTGTGCGTCCACTCGAAGAACGCTGTGCCCGTTTCGAACGCCTCTTCGATGCGTTCGAGCGCCGCTCCCTTCGAATCCCGTCCATCGGGTTGGGTCGGGGGTGAGAACTCCCATGGAGAATACTCGACGAACTCCGAAACCGACTCGACGCCGAATAGTTCGAGTGCCTGTTGGTTGCAATCGCGGTAGCCGTCGCGGTCCATCAACATGAGGGCGTCGCGGGTATCTTCGAAGAGATTGCGATACTTTTCCTCGCGCGCCGCCAGTTCCTGTTCGCGTCGTTTCCGTTCCGTGATGTCGACGAGATACCCGAGAAGGTGGTTTCGTTGGCCATCTTCCCGGAGATCTTTCGTATACTCCAGTACCCATCGAACCTCCCCCTCGGCAGTGATCACGCGATAGGGTTCGGGTGTGAACAGGTCGGTTCCATCCGTTTCGTACCCGTCCATCTCCTCTTCCAATCTGTCGATGTCCTCGTCGTGGACGATATCCGCGAACACGAGATCGGTTGACTGGAGTTCCTCAGGGTCGTAGCCCAGAACACTCTCGACGTTCTCCGAAACGTAGTCGATTGGCCAACCGTCTTCGTCTTCCCACTTGAAAACGACCGCAGGGCCTTCCCGAAACATGTCCCGCTCGGCTTCCAGGGTCAGTTCGGTGCGCTTTCTGTCGTCGATATCCTGATGAATGCCAACTGCTCGCACGGGTTCTCCGGTTTCGTCTCGCTCGACGACTTTCCCGATGGTTCGCACCCATTTCCAGTCCCCCGACTTCGTCTCGAGGCGATATTCGGACTGATAATATGGCGTCCGCTTCTCGATGTGTTCGGTCAGCGCCTCGTCGTGTCGTTTCTTCCCTCTCGGATGCACCACTCGTACCCAGTCGTCGAGATGATCCCCCATCTCGGACGGCGAGTAGCCCAACATCTCGGTGAGCAGCTCGTCACGCACGACCTCGTCAGTCTCCATGTCCCAGTCCCAGACCCCGAGGTTCGCACCCTCGAGAGCCAACGTCATCCGCTCTTTCGTGGTTCGCAGTTCCGCTTCCCGTTCTTTTCGTTCGGTGACGTCCCGGCCGTTCACGATGACACCGTCGAACTCGTCGTCGTGGACACCCCGCATGGTGGCTTCGAGCCAGGTCCAGGTCCCGTCTGCCCGCCGACAGCGAAATTCGACGACCGTTTGCCCGACCTGCCCGTCCCGCAGGTCCGCAATCGCATCGACAAATGCATCCTCGTCCTCGGGATGGACGTATTCACGTCCCGCGTCGCCAGGTAACTCGGATCGGTTGTAGCCCAGAATTCGCTCGACAGCAGCGTTCACGTACGATATCTGCCCGTCGGCGTCGATGACGGCGGTGACATCACTCGCTTTCTCCACGAGGTTTCGGTACCCGCCATTACTCAATCTGTGCCCTGTCGACTCCACACCGGTGTCAGTCTCATTCGGGCCAGACATCAGTACTACGTTGCTACGATGCACGAGTCTCGGTTACTTGAATTATTCGCGACCCAAGCGGTCACTGCGTGAAGAATGGCCCGTGGAGTCGCCTGTTACCGCGTCTGTCGAAGACCGAACAGAGGCGTTCCCCTGTTACGGGCAGATATCGGCCTGCCAGGACAGTTCTCACTTCGATCGACACTGGAATACGCTGACAACACGTTCCGGATTCATTCTGCCCGTTCACGGAGATGGCCCCAGACGGAGCGCCGTGTAAGTTTTGAGGGCCTGATCGGACCAGTTCCCAAGTCGCCAGGATTCGAGGACCCATCGTCGCGCTCGAAACCTGATTGATTCCGGTTCGGCACTATTTCCGGAGGGGCCAGTCAACGAAAGTATACGATATTTGGGGGACGGGGTCCCCCCTCATCACTCAGTATCAACAGTTGTCAAATTCTTGTGAATGGAACTGCGAACGAGGGAATCATAGAGTGGCGCGATTGCCCCGAGCATTCGGCGACCGAGCGGTCCGTCAGGACCCGGAAGGTCGCCGATTCTCCGAGCGCGAAGCGCTCAGCCCGACGAACCCCCGGAGGGGGTGAGGACGGGTTTTGGTGCAGCTTTTGCCAGCGCGAGCCTTCGGCTCGCGCGCAGTAAAAGGTGCAAGTGCGAGGGAAGGGATTCGAACCACGGTCACAAATCGGAGATTTGTTCCCTGATTCGAATCCTTCCGTCTCGTTTCACTCCTCACTTCGTTCGTCGTGAAACTGCGAGGGAAGGGATTCGAACCCTCGGACCCCTGCGGGAGCGGGTCTTAAGCCCGCCGCCGTTGGCCGCTTGGCTACCCTCGCGCATACAGGAGTTCCTGCGGCGACCGCTAATCCCTTTCGACTGCCGGGCTACCCGGCCTCACCCGGCGGGGACGCTGCCTCGTCGGCCGCCTCGATCACGTCGTCGGCCCGCGAACGGATCTGGTCGAAGTACCCCAGGACCCGGTTTCGGTCCTGTTCGAGGGTGTTCGCGATCTCCGTCGGCGTCTTCCCCCAGACGGAGTACATGTACGAGGCGATACCGGCCTTCCCTGACGAAGCGACGGTCACTGGAATACCGTTGGGACCCACACCCTCCTTGATCCGGAATCCACCGAGAGCCAGGTAGAGGTCGGCGAACAACCGAGCACGGTCCTCGTCGTCGAACTCGATGATCGGTCGGGCCGGCGTGTGGAACGTGAAGGTGGGAACTGACCCTTCTGGGTCGTCACGTCGGACCAGGTACGACTCCGATGGGTACTCCTCGACGATGGACTCGTTTTCGTCCAGGTCGGGCTCGGTATTCAGGTACGATGGCATACCGTACTGATTGTTCGTCCACCTATATGAAATCCAGCGGTCAAAATGACGGGTGACGGATCGGTTTCAGCGGTGGACGGTCACCGATTCGAGGAGGATGTCCTTCATCGGGCCGTCGTTGCGATCGGTCGGCGTCGAACCGATATCCTCTACGACGTCCATCCCGTCGGTCACCGTCCCGAAGACGGCGTGGCGGTCGTCGAGGTGTGGCTGGGCAGCGAGCGTGATGAAGAACTGCGAGCCGTTCGTGTTGGGGCCGCTATTGGCCATCGAGACGATCCCGGCGTCGTCGTGGCGCAGTTCGTCGTGGAACTCGTCGTCGAACGTGTATCCCGGGCCACCGCGACCGGTCCCGAGGGGGTCGCCCGTCTGAATCATGAACCCGTCGATGACCCGGTGGAAGGGGACGTCGTCGTAGAGGGGTTCGCCTTCCACGGTCTCGCCGGATTCGGGGTCCTCCCACGTCTTCTCGCCCGTCGCGAGACCGACGAAGTTATCGACGGTCTTCGGCGCGCGTTCGTCGTAGAGTTCGATCTCGATGTCGCCCTCGGTCGTGTGGAGGGTCGCTCGAAGGTCGCTCATGGTCTCCATCAGGTGAACCAGGGGGAAAACGCTACTGAAATGAGCCGGCGGGGCCGGGTCGTGAAACCGTGCGAAAGACCGCCTCCCTTTTTGCGAGTGGGACGGGTAGCTTTGCTCGATGACCCTCGACCCCGTCCATTACGACGGGATCGCTACTCTCGCAGAGCGAATCCGCCACGATACCGACCCCGAAGAACAGCGCGACGTCGCCGAGGCCGTCTGGGCGGAGTTCCTCGACCCCCTTTATGGCGACGCGGGGGCGGTCCTCGAACCGATCGACGACCAGCGCAGACGGACGGCGCCAATCGACGATCTCGCACTTCGGGACCCCGTCTTCGACTCCGTCCACGGTATCGACTCAGGAACGATCAATCCGACCACCTTCAAGAACGGGCTCCTCGTCGACCTCGCCCAGGCCGCCATGAGCGCCACGCCGTCGGCCCTCGACGTCCACCGGAAACGGACGTACATCATGACCGTCTACTCGAACGACGCGACCGTCGACCACGGGATGGACGAGTGGACGGCCTTCGACGCCGGCCACGGGCGTGGGCGAGTGGTCCATACGGCCGCGCTCGCCCGCGATCAGGAGCGTGTCGTCCACGGGCTGGCGCTCTACCTGGCGGAGAGTCACCACGCGCTGGAGAACGCAGATCGGGTCGACGACCTGCTCGTCCTCGATGGACCGTTGTATCCCAAGCAGACGGTCCACTGGCTGGACCGCCACGGGACGCTCGCCGACCTGGTGAGCGAGGACGACCTCGTCGAAGAGGTCGTCGCCAACTACCTCCGACTCGTCGAGCGCTTCGTCGAGCGGGACGTCCCCCTGGTCGGTTTCGTCAAGAGTCCCCAGTCCCAGGCCCTGATACGGACGGTACGTGAACGAGGGCGACCGACGCCCTGGGCGACCGATTCGGCGTTCTTCGCCAGGGTACTGGAACGGCGCGAACGCCACGGCGACACGTTCGAACGCGTCCGCGACGAACTCACCTGGACGAACTGGTTCCGGTCTCGGCTGGGCGCGGACGGCGTCTTCTCCGGCGAGAATCGCGATATCGGCGTCGACCGCCGACTCGATCCGCCGGCCTACGAGGTCGTCTTCTTCGTCGTCTACGACCCACGGACCGACCTGGTGTTCAAGGTGGAACTGCCGGCGGCGTTCGCCGAGCGGCCGGCGGTCCGAAACGCTGTCGAACGCTGGGCCGTGGGTGCGGTCGCCGCGGAGCGTGGACCGCCCGGGCCGGTGGCGAAGGCCGACGAGCTGGCACGCATCGACCGGGGGCAGAAGCGAGAACTCACCCGGCGTCTCGAGCGTGGATTCGACACCGAAGTGGATACGAACTACGACCGGGAACGCTGGGGCATCTGAAACACGGTTGGCAGTAGCCGTCCGCTCAGATCTCGTGTTCGGGGAGGACCGATATCTCTACCGCGGACCGCTCGACACCGATCCGCGAGAACTGCGTCCGGATGTGCTCCCGGGCGGCTTCCAGCGCCCCCTCCTTTGTGTCGAATCCTCGCGAGAACGGTGTCTCGAAAGCAACCCGTAACTCGCGGCCCCCGACCTGCTGGGGCACGCCACCGCTCTCCACCTCGTAGAACGCATCGCAGACGAAGACGTAGGCGGCGTCCTCCGTCGGTGCACCGGCGAACCGCGGCGGGTCGTCGCCAGGTTCGTAGAGGGTGCCGGTCAGCGCCGTTCCGGCGGCACTCCCCTGGACCAGTTTCATAGACGAACCGAGACGGCGCGGGGGGAAAAGGGAACCGGGGCAACCGCCACCAGCCACGAGGCACCGAGGGAAAGGCGTTAGTCGATCCGGTCCGCGTATTGCTGCATGAGCGATCTGGGGGACTTCTCGGAGTACGGTACCGACGAAGCCTCGTCTCCGGACACGGTGGACCCGAGCGAGACCGACGAGGACGACTTCGAGCGAGTCGAGGTCGACGAGACGGGCCGAGACCATGGTATCGGATCGCTGGCCGTCACCGAGGGGCTCCGCATCGACACGGACAGCCAGGAGACCTCACTCAGGGCGTACATCACTGCCGGTAACCGCTCCTCGATCCGACTCGGCACCTATCTGCTGGCCCCGTATCCCGGGAACGAGACACTGTTCTGTCGCATCGCTGGGCTCGAGTACGCCCAGGAGTTCGAGAGCGACGACGCGACCGAGATCCACGCACGACGGGCGATGCGCTCGTCGGGCATCGACGAACGAGACTACAAGTTCCTCGCGGATCTGGACCCCGTCGCCGTCCTGTATCCCGACGGCGGAGAGCTCCGTCGCCGGATGCCGGACAGGGTACCGAAACCCGAGACCGTCGTCCACCACGCCGACGACCAGCAGAAGATCAAGACGGGACTGAACATCCCCGGGTCCGGCGTGTTCCTCGGTCACCTCGCGGTCGGGGGCGAGCGAGTACGGACGCGGGCCGACCCACCGACCATCGATTACCGACTTGACGACGGCGACGAGGGTGCCGACCCCCTCGTCTTCCGGCACGTCCTCGTCGCCGGCGGGACGGGGTCGGGGAAGACCCACACAGCAAAGAACGTCCTCAGGCAGTACCTCCACGAGGACCGACGCTACGAACTCGATAGCGCGAGCGGTCGCTCTCCCCGGGCAGCAGTCGTCCAGTTCGACCCCCAGGACGAGTACGCCCAGATGCACGACGACAACCCGGTGGCGACGGACGAAGACGCTCGCTCCTGGGAGACACAGGGACTCGCGTACGGAGGTCACGAGGACACCGTCGCGTTCGTCCCCCAGGTCGGGACTGCGACGTACGCCGCCTCCCACCACCGCGCCGAACAGCAGCCATTCACCATCCCGTTCTCGATGGTTCGGGGAAACCCGTGGCTCGTCGCGGGTTCACAACTCAACGACAACCAGTATTCCGCACTCCAGTACCTGCTCGACCGGTTCTTCGACTCGCACGGGTCCGAGGGCACCTACGACGAATTCACGACGTTTCTCGACGACCCCGCACTACGGGAGGAACTCGACGAGTCCGGTCGGGTTCACGAGGCGACTTTCGACGCCGTCAAACGCCGGGTTCACGGTATCCCACAGGGCGTCTTCGATCAGGATGCCCGCCCCATCACGGAGCTGGTCGAGGCGTTCGTCCGGCCCGGGCGGCTCTCCGTGGTTCCGACCTACCACGTGAACACCTCGCGCGCCGCCGAGATGGTGGTCCTCGCGGTCGCCAGCCTCCTCGTCGATCAGAAGCTGTCGAACGACCCGCAATACGACCGCATCAAGGAGACGCCACTCATCGTGGGGATGGACGAGGCGCACAACTTCCTGGCCGGTGCCGACAGCGTCCAGGCCCGCAAGGTCATCGGGAAGTTCACCGA is a genomic window of Halanaeroarchaeum sp. HSR-CO containing:
- the mptA gene encoding GTP cyclohydrolase MptA, whose amino-acid sequence is MSHQLPDVQATAPDVRIGLGQVGVTGVEKLVKVAREDSRPYVLMAEFAVTVDLPSERKGLDMSRNMEAIDEVLEAAVSDPVYRVEEMVGDTAERLLEKHDYTSTATVSMEAEFAVKDRTPATDRPTQSTIDILASATATDGEPTREEIGARVDGMTVCPCSQGMMEETAREKLADLGVDERSVTEFLQEVPQAGHSQRGHATLTVETAGDPDVDILDLADVARDSMSARIYNLAKRPDEDAMTYRAHANARFVEDCVRAMAEQVVEECDHLPDDAVVTMRQSNDESIHQHNAHAERIATMAELRDELNRP
- a CDS encoding NAD(+)/NADH kinase, with product MRVGIVAQRGNARAANLAADLRDVLVPEDVDVWIDAATAETLGVPGHDVDELSACDLVVSIGGDGTFLYAARGAGPKPVLGVNLGEVGFLNAVSPDDALAAVRREVERFRTSGSVRYRAVPRVVATIEAEDWSLTPALNEVTVQGRQRGHGQGISVEVRIDGSLYTTATADGVLVATPTGSTAYNLSEGGPLIHPRVDALVVTDMVGLGSMPPIVVPSEQEIAIHVQRGGSVVISSDGSNHRRLDVPTTVTLRAAEEPARVAGPVSDFFQALNKLE
- a CDS encoding KaiC domain-containing protein — translated: MADRDQETDGRDEDDDWFERALQADDDEVGEEDEPRDAGPTSVDEQPAASNVEPAERDTASRDVDDGSDDFGFDTGLDDPQGDIGTDFAEAFDDSSPGGGPGGFDPGGGDGESFGFDLGGSTGATEDFDDEDFESALPRIELGIEGLDEMIQGGVPERTLLVAIGGAGTGKTTFGLQFLEQALSAGDRGVYITLEESHERVLQSAEEKGWEFERYEADGDLAVIDLDPVEMANSLTSIRNELPRLVESFGASRLVLDSVSLLEMMYDDQATRRTEIYDFARALKNAGVTTMLTSEADTDNPFASRYGIIEYLTDAVFVLRHVRPEDFRETRLAIEIQKIRDANHSRETKPYEITDTGISVYRQANIF
- a CDS encoding BCCT family transporter, with the translated sequence MPDRAERQSPEDGPPVREEPFHAYLDREPGVSNVQLFGFDIQPVVFPLSVLAVVVAVTLTIGLGEQAAAAYQTVFEVVNRNFGWLYILAVNVFLLAMIAFGVSRYGSIRIGGPDTEPEFSRSEWLTMLFTAGMGVGLLFFGVAEPLHHFLSGGGSVFDVPPESPAAGRAATAVTMFHWGVHPWAIYGIVGLGLAFFAFNRGLPLGFRSIFYPLLGSRIYGLPGHVVDLVAVIATVAGLSTTMGLAALQIDAGLDFVATNFLDTTVPISPWSTALIVGVIVTITTLSVFAGLERGIKRLSQANVVLMLTLLAFVIVGGPTVYLFDVFASGIGAYLGNFLELSFHAEAFAGQDTGWQHDWTIFYWGFWIGWAPFVGMFIARISKGRTIREFVGGVLVVPALFSLVWMAVFNGTALFVELNVLSGGIVGPLQHNGRAIAVFEMLSFYPFTLLTSLLVIVNLLTFTVTSLDSGSLVIGYLTAGGKRTVGARQRVVWPILIGVTATVLLVGNGLNALQTAVITTGLPFAVLILVMVYTIYLGLRSEADISQSEASR